From a region of the Mycolicibacterium sp. MU0050 genome:
- a CDS encoding MCE family protein, producing MVIGLCFAMVAAIASVSAVAKSRGDLDRVLRVSAELTNVGDGLPEKSDVKFRGVLVGQVSKVETTPMGQPNTVHLQLKPGLAAGIPGNVTARVVPSNIFAVSSVQLVDNGDGAAPLRSGAAIPEDTSLPTVLFQTTLNKFRKVFAALAGQPTERGVGLLATLSEATHGRGDSIRAAGRDLKEIVTELDTVLSDGSDASTIAALTEATDALRDAAPELFDALDRGVRPMRTLAEKRESVSSFLAAATHTSLALAESFENQTDRLINITTQLTPVVGVLADNAEQFPMIAGRIQRLSENVLNVYDHETRQLTVKTILSLTPTRSYVRADCPRYGELSGPSCETAPEVPAAPQLYPALGSMGIAPPAGVSENRPNHAPPRDSTRHGGQIPGGRPPGAAESVPQPPAAVEPVPDAVPKSAGIGGNVGPVGSAQEGRQLSMITGTVASPATHLLLGPVVRGSTVHLLPESGGHW from the coding sequence GTGGTGATCGGCTTGTGCTTTGCGATGGTCGCCGCGATCGCAAGCGTCTCGGCGGTGGCGAAGTCGCGCGGCGACCTGGACCGGGTCCTGCGGGTGAGCGCCGAGTTGACCAACGTGGGTGACGGGCTGCCGGAGAAATCCGATGTCAAATTCCGGGGCGTGCTGGTGGGACAGGTGTCCAAGGTCGAGACGACCCCGATGGGTCAGCCCAACACCGTCCACCTGCAACTGAAACCGGGCCTCGCTGCGGGGATCCCGGGCAACGTGACGGCGCGCGTGGTGCCCTCCAACATCTTTGCAGTGTCGTCCGTGCAACTTGTGGACAACGGCGACGGCGCAGCGCCGCTTCGCTCCGGCGCCGCCATACCCGAAGACACCAGCCTGCCGACGGTGCTCTTCCAGACGACGCTGAACAAATTCAGAAAAGTGTTCGCAGCCTTGGCCGGACAGCCCACCGAGCGCGGAGTCGGACTGCTGGCCACCCTCTCCGAGGCCACTCATGGCCGCGGCGACTCGATCAGGGCTGCCGGTCGCGACCTGAAAGAGATTGTCACCGAACTTGATACGGTGCTGAGCGACGGGTCGGACGCCTCGACCATCGCCGCACTCACCGAGGCGACGGATGCCCTGCGGGACGCGGCTCCAGAGCTGTTCGATGCGCTCGATCGGGGGGTGCGGCCGATGCGGACGTTGGCGGAAAAACGAGAATCCGTATCCAGTTTCCTGGCAGCTGCAACACATACATCGCTGGCCTTGGCAGAATCATTCGAGAACCAGACGGACCGATTGATCAACATCACCACTCAGTTGACGCCGGTAGTGGGAGTGCTCGCAGACAACGCCGAGCAATTCCCGATGATCGCCGGCCGCATCCAACGGCTCAGCGAAAACGTGCTGAATGTGTACGATCACGAAACTCGGCAGTTGACGGTGAAAACCATCTTGAGTCTTACGCCGACGCGTTCATACGTCAGGGCGGACTGTCCCCGCTACGGTGAGCTCTCCGGTCCCAGCTGTGAGACGGCCCCGGAGGTGCCGGCCGCGCCGCAGCTGTATCCCGCCCTGGGGTCGATGGGGATTGCGCCGCCGGCGGGCGTATCCGAGAACCGGCCCAATCACGCACCGCCGCGGGATTCGACGCGCCATGGCGGCCAGATTCCCGGCGGTCGGCCGCCGGGGGCCGCGGAGTCCGTTCCGCAGCCCCCTGCCGCGGTGGAACCGGTTCCCGATGCCGTCCCGAAATCCGCCGGGATCGGAGGCAACGTCGGACCCGTCGGCAGCGCTCAGGAGGGTCGGCAGCTGAGCATGATCACGGGGACGGTGGCCAGCCCTGCGACCCACCTGTTGCTGGGTCCGGTCGTGCGTGGATCGACCGTTCATCTGTTGCCGGAGAGCGGAGGACACTGGTGA
- a CDS encoding ABC transporter permease, with amino-acid sequence MATATYRPPGARAVLQAVEALAPAAGKLGHIVYFFGRTLVSMPTTVRRYRREFMRTLADITWGNGSVIVGGGTLGVALVLGATAGALIGVEAYNALDLLGLGPATGLISSFVGTRELAPVMVGLAFTTQAGCRFTAQIGAMRINDEIDALDTMGINSVSYLVTTRITAAIVAVIPLFLVCLVAAYLSCQLVVGIASGQASGTYMHYFSMFVNAADVIAATWKAALFVFASATIQCYYGYFAAGGPAGVGIAAGRAMRASITTIIVLNMLMTMTLWGVDSGARFGG; translated from the coding sequence ATGGCAACGGCCACATATCGTCCGCCCGGCGCCCGGGCCGTCCTGCAGGCTGTCGAAGCCCTGGCCCCCGCCGCCGGCAAGTTGGGGCATATCGTCTACTTCTTCGGCCGGACGCTGGTGTCGATGCCGACGACGGTCCGACGGTATCGGCGCGAGTTCATGCGCACGCTTGCTGATATCACCTGGGGAAACGGTTCGGTTATCGTCGGCGGCGGCACCCTCGGTGTCGCCCTGGTCCTGGGTGCCACAGCGGGCGCACTGATCGGCGTCGAGGCATACAACGCTCTGGACCTCCTCGGACTGGGCCCGGCCACCGGGCTGATCTCATCCTTCGTGGGTACTCGGGAACTTGCGCCGGTGATGGTGGGGCTGGCCTTCACAACTCAGGCGGGTTGTCGCTTCACCGCCCAGATAGGTGCGATGCGGATCAACGACGAGATCGATGCCTTGGACACCATGGGCATCAACTCCGTTTCGTATCTGGTCACCACCCGGATCACCGCAGCGATCGTGGCCGTGATTCCGTTGTTCCTGGTCTGCCTGGTCGCGGCGTACCTCTCGTGTCAGTTGGTGGTGGGGATCGCGTCCGGTCAGGCCAGCGGTACCTACATGCACTACTTCTCGATGTTCGTCAATGCTGCGGACGTGATCGCGGCTACGTGGAAGGCGGCGTTGTTCGTCTTCGCATCGGCAACGATTCAGTGCTATTACGGGTATTTCGCGGCAGGCGGTCCCGCCGGAGTGGGGATCGCCGCAGGCCGTGCGATGCGGGCGAGTATCACCACGATCATCGTCTTGAACATGTTGATGACGATGACGTTGTGGGGTGTCGATTCAGGCGCGAGGTTCGGGGGGTAG
- a CDS encoding MlaE family ABC transporter permease, which produces MTENVSGGRSAVREIQDWGRRYLRSHPRQSLDTLGGQVLLAARTLRYLAEDVVKRRFQGREFVQQAAFMAGTAFVPTLFVTIPIGVTLSIQFSLLAGQVGATSLSGAATGLAVIRQGAPLVAAILLAAAVGSAVCADLGARTMREEIDAMEVMGVSPIQRLVVPRFVAVILIGVTLTGLTCFVGFIAGYLFNVYLQNGTPGSFVATFAEFATVSDLVLALLKAVVFGAIVAIVSCYKGLDTRGGPAGVANSVNAAVVESILLLMVVNVVMTQLYVLIFPRESF; this is translated from the coding sequence ATCACCGAGAATGTGAGCGGCGGCAGATCCGCGGTCCGAGAGATCCAAGACTGGGGCCGCCGCTATCTGCGTTCGCATCCTCGGCAGTCCCTGGACACGCTCGGTGGCCAGGTGTTGCTTGCCGCCCGCACCCTCCGGTATCTGGCGGAGGATGTCGTCAAGCGTCGATTTCAGGGGCGTGAGTTTGTCCAACAGGCTGCGTTCATGGCCGGGACTGCGTTCGTGCCCACGCTGTTCGTCACCATTCCGATCGGCGTCACGCTGTCCATCCAGTTCAGCTTGCTTGCCGGTCAGGTTGGCGCGACATCATTGTCGGGCGCCGCGACGGGTCTGGCGGTGATTCGCCAAGGTGCCCCACTGGTGGCCGCAATTCTGCTCGCAGCTGCCGTGGGCTCGGCCGTCTGTGCCGATCTGGGGGCCCGAACCATGCGAGAAGAGATCGACGCGATGGAAGTGATGGGCGTATCGCCCATTCAACGACTTGTAGTGCCCCGGTTCGTTGCGGTGATTCTCATCGGTGTCACCCTCACGGGGCTGACGTGCTTTGTCGGGTTCATCGCGGGATATCTGTTCAATGTCTATCTACAAAACGGCACGCCGGGCTCTTTCGTCGCAACATTCGCCGAATTCGCCACCGTTTCCGATCTGGTGTTGGCGCTGTTGAAGGCCGTCGTCTTCGGCGCCATCGTCGCAATAGTGAGTTGTTACAAGGGATTGGACACCCGTGGCGGCCCAGCCGGGGTCGCGAACTCGGTGAACGCCGCAGTGGTGGAGTCGATTCTGCTGTTGATGGTCGTGAATGTGGTGATGACCCAGCTCTATGTCCTGATCTTCCCGCGCGAGAGTTTCTGA
- a CDS encoding NAD(P)-dependent alcohol dehydrogenase: MKATAAVVRTPGGPFSIEELDVADPSAGEVIVDFVATGICHTDLSAAQVLPMAGPVVLGHEGAGIVAAVGSGVDDVAVGDRVVASFSACGNCTPCLSGRPAYCRDFISANVSAGRADGTHGFTDSSGNAVGSHFFGQSSFASRAVVRAGNLVPIPDTVPLEIAGVLGCSVQTGVGAIIQALRPSANSSVIITGTGAVGLSAVMGAVIAGCHPIVAVDTSPVRLRTARSLGATHTLDGAAPDVEEAARAVAPDGFDYALDTTGVAAVIRRTVSLLTTSGTCGLVGLADQEVSFGLGDLVVGRTVRGIIEGDVVPRTFIPRLTELWRRESLPFDTLLTSYPITEINAAVADLAAGRATKAVLTFP; the protein is encoded by the coding sequence ATGAAGGCGACAGCAGCCGTGGTCCGGACACCCGGAGGCCCGTTCTCCATCGAAGAACTGGATGTGGCGGACCCGAGCGCGGGCGAAGTGATCGTCGACTTCGTAGCGACCGGCATCTGCCATACCGACCTGAGCGCGGCGCAGGTACTTCCGATGGCGGGTCCGGTCGTCTTGGGCCACGAAGGCGCCGGAATCGTGGCGGCGGTCGGATCAGGTGTCGACGATGTCGCGGTGGGTGACCGTGTCGTCGCGAGTTTCAGTGCCTGTGGCAACTGCACGCCGTGTCTATCCGGTCGGCCTGCGTACTGCCGCGATTTCATCTCGGCGAATGTGAGCGCCGGTCGTGCAGACGGCACGCACGGCTTCACCGACAGCAGCGGCAACGCGGTCGGCAGCCACTTCTTCGGGCAATCCAGTTTCGCAAGCCGCGCGGTAGTACGTGCCGGCAATCTGGTACCGATCCCGGATACCGTTCCGCTGGAAATCGCCGGCGTTCTGGGATGTTCAGTCCAAACCGGTGTCGGCGCAATCATTCAGGCACTGCGCCCGTCGGCGAACTCGTCGGTGATCATCACGGGTACAGGTGCGGTAGGGCTGTCAGCGGTGATGGGGGCGGTGATTGCGGGGTGTCACCCGATTGTCGCCGTGGATACCTCGCCCGTCCGGTTGCGCACGGCGCGGTCGCTCGGCGCGACACACACCCTCGACGGGGCCGCCCCCGATGTCGAGGAGGCCGCGCGTGCCGTTGCCCCGGACGGATTCGACTACGCACTGGATACCACGGGAGTCGCTGCGGTGATTCGCCGTACCGTCTCCCTCCTGACGACCAGTGGGACTTGCGGACTGGTGGGACTCGCCGATCAGGAAGTGTCATTCGGCCTCGGCGACCTGGTCGTGGGTCGCACCGTTCGGGGAATCATCGAAGGGGACGTGGTGCCACGAACTTTCATTCCCAGGCTCACCGAACTCTGGCGTCGCGAATCGCTGCCGTTCGACACCCTCTTGACCTCCTACCCGATAACTGAGATCAACGCTGCCGTAGCGGATCTGGCAGCAGGGCGCGCGACCAAAGCCGTCCTCACCTTTCCGTAG
- a CDS encoding aldehyde dehydrogenase family protein, which yields MSPADTARMTIGGHAVDSPDRFVVIDPATEEPIGFAPDCQPETLAGAVAAAEQAFPVWRADDDARCDALRACAAMLLSEARTIAPLLTAEQGKPLASAHLEVVAAATWLSYYADLESEPTTLRDTPDSRVEVRRRPLGVVGAITPWNWPLVLATWKIAPALRAGNTMVLKPSPFTPLSTLKMIEILNAGLPAGVLNSVSGLEPLGARLVDHPAVRKISFTGSTATGQKVASAAAHQIKRVTLELGGNDPAIVLPDAEPEAVAEAIFWSAFENSGQTCVAIKRVYVHESIHDELVELLAHLASSVPVGPGCDPGVRLGPVSNRPQLDRVVELVDDAVAAGGAAVAGGGRRPGRGYFFAPTIITGIDNGVRLVDEEQFGPALPIIKYRHTEDAIARANGTSFGLGASIWTSDPVAAVPIAEQLEAGMTWINQHAAVTPDQPFAGVKSSGLGVENGPWGLDEFTDIHVLSRTTLAAAEQQRQAIASAAQQLSTGTAGATS from the coding sequence ATGAGTCCTGCCGATACCGCCCGGATGACGATCGGCGGCCACGCCGTGGACAGCCCGGACCGTTTCGTGGTGATCGACCCCGCCACCGAGGAGCCGATCGGCTTCGCGCCCGATTGCCAACCCGAAACATTGGCCGGCGCGGTGGCGGCGGCCGAGCAGGCGTTTCCGGTTTGGCGTGCGGACGACGACGCGCGATGCGACGCGCTTCGTGCATGCGCCGCGATGTTGCTGAGCGAGGCGCGCACCATCGCACCGCTGCTCACCGCCGAACAAGGCAAACCGCTGGCGAGTGCCCACCTCGAGGTGGTCGCCGCCGCCACCTGGTTGAGCTACTACGCCGATCTCGAATCGGAACCGACAACGTTGCGCGATACCCCCGACAGTCGAGTCGAGGTGCGTCGACGGCCATTGGGTGTTGTCGGGGCGATCACTCCCTGGAACTGGCCTCTGGTGCTCGCGACCTGGAAGATCGCGCCCGCACTTCGAGCCGGGAACACCATGGTGCTCAAGCCGTCACCATTCACCCCACTTTCGACCCTGAAGATGATCGAAATCTTGAACGCCGGCTTACCGGCCGGCGTGCTCAACTCCGTGTCCGGTCTCGAACCCCTGGGCGCACGCCTCGTCGATCACCCGGCGGTTCGCAAGATCAGCTTCACCGGCTCCACCGCGACCGGGCAGAAGGTGGCCTCCGCGGCGGCCCACCAGATCAAGCGGGTGACGCTCGAACTCGGCGGGAACGATCCCGCAATCGTTCTTCCCGACGCCGAACCGGAAGCCGTTGCCGAAGCGATCTTTTGGAGCGCATTCGAGAACAGCGGTCAGACGTGCGTCGCGATCAAACGCGTTTACGTGCATGAGTCGATTCATGACGAGCTGGTCGAGTTGCTGGCTCACCTCGCCTCCTCGGTGCCAGTGGGTCCCGGGTGTGATCCCGGCGTTCGCCTGGGACCGGTGAGCAACCGTCCGCAGCTCGACCGCGTAGTGGAACTCGTCGATGATGCGGTCGCAGCCGGTGGCGCAGCGGTCGCCGGCGGCGGGCGCCGACCCGGTCGCGGGTACTTCTTCGCGCCGACCATCATCACCGGAATCGACAACGGGGTTCGGCTGGTCGACGAGGAGCAGTTCGGGCCGGCGCTGCCGATCATCAAGTACCGGCACACCGAGGACGCCATTGCACGTGCCAACGGCACCTCGTTCGGCCTGGGCGCATCGATCTGGACATCTGATCCGGTTGCGGCGGTGCCGATAGCTGAGCAGCTGGAAGCCGGAATGACCTGGATCAACCAGCATGCCGCGGTGACACCCGACCAGCCGTTCGCGGGTGTGAAATCCAGCGGACTCGGCGTCGAGAACGGGCCTTGGGGGCTCGATGAATTCACCGATATCCACGTGCTGAGTCGTACGACACTGGCGGCCGCCGAGCAGCAGCGGCAGGCCATCGCAAGTGCGGCCCAGCAGCTCTCCACCGGTACGGCGGGGGCGACGTCATGA
- a CDS encoding TetR/AcrR family transcriptional regulator — translation MTTPNSRRTGASDGGHLSRSDYFSAGMAILAEEGPRKLTTTNICSRIGATRGSFYHHFASGPAFISALIAHWEADVYARADEAASGAGDHIAAFKAAGVSAQHRAERAIRGWSYEDARVAAAQRRVDEFRQARLVGIFTELGVEPDTAATLADLGVALYAGVQVVDGFDRARRTAVVDVYDDLVRKTGSTPPAGPD, via the coding sequence ATGACTACACCGAATTCGCGGCGGACGGGCGCCTCCGACGGCGGCCACCTCAGCAGGAGCGACTACTTCTCCGCGGGAATGGCCATCCTGGCCGAAGAAGGTCCGCGCAAGCTGACGACGACCAACATCTGCTCACGCATCGGCGCGACCCGAGGCTCCTTCTATCACCATTTCGCCAGTGGTCCCGCGTTCATCTCAGCGCTCATCGCACACTGGGAGGCCGATGTCTATGCCCGAGCCGACGAGGCGGCATCGGGGGCGGGTGACCACATAGCTGCGTTCAAGGCGGCCGGCGTCTCCGCACAACACCGGGCCGAGCGGGCGATCCGGGGCTGGTCCTACGAGGACGCCCGCGTAGCCGCCGCACAACGGCGCGTGGACGAATTCCGCCAGGCGCGGCTGGTGGGCATCTTCACCGAACTCGGAGTCGAGCCGGACACGGCCGCCACGCTCGCCGACCTCGGTGTCGCGCTCTATGCCGGCGTGCAGGTGGTCGACGGGTTCGATCGCGCCCGGCGAACCGCCGTGGTCGATGTCTACGACGACCTCGTCCGCAAAACCGGCAGTACGCCGCCGGCAGGACCCGACTGA
- a CDS encoding acyl-CoA synthetase produces MVVPDVHISERAQRFPDQVAAIDGATQAVTTFGQLDQESKRLAQFWRSIGLSRGDVVAVLMTNSARFLTVTWAAMRSGLYSVPVNWHLTAAEAAYIVANSEARALVVSSDLAGLATEIIAAVNPTKLSVLVVGEPRNGFDSYEEIIAGQPAEALADESQGALMLYSSGTTGRPKGIKPALPRNRFGDGEPMARMLHSTAGLDASSIYLCPAPLYHSAPLGWSLASQSLGATVVVMDRFDAEQTLALIERNRVTHAQFVPTMFSRMLKLAPEVRDRYDLSSLKYVVHAGAPCALEVKEQMIHWLGPIVHEYYGFSEGTCFFTIDSTTWLSHRGSVGKPLLGIPHILDDNGDELGAGEIGQIWIESPIRFDYHGDVEKTAQAFNSKGWSTVGDIGWLDADGYLYLSDRRTDLIIVGGVNVYPREIEEALAAHDSVADVAVIGVPDPEMGQQVKAVVQLGEDQSPSPALEAELIAFCTSKLARVKQPKSITFVAELPRLPSGKLLRRAVRDRYGTTGDTENAPATIKYL; encoded by the coding sequence ATGGTGGTGCCTGACGTGCACATCAGCGAAAGGGCGCAGCGGTTCCCCGACCAGGTCGCTGCGATCGACGGTGCGACGCAGGCAGTAACGACCTTCGGCCAACTCGACCAGGAGTCCAAGCGCCTCGCTCAGTTCTGGCGCTCGATCGGCTTGTCCCGCGGGGACGTCGTCGCGGTCCTCATGACCAACAGCGCACGCTTTCTGACAGTGACCTGGGCAGCAATGCGTTCGGGCCTGTACTCGGTACCGGTCAACTGGCACCTGACCGCGGCGGAGGCGGCCTACATCGTCGCCAACAGCGAAGCTCGTGCATTGGTCGTTTCGAGCGACCTCGCCGGTCTCGCAACGGAGATCATCGCCGCGGTGAATCCGACCAAACTGTCGGTTCTCGTTGTTGGCGAACCACGCAACGGCTTCGATTCCTATGAAGAAATCATCGCCGGGCAGCCCGCGGAGGCCCTCGCCGACGAGAGCCAGGGTGCACTGATGCTCTATTCCTCGGGCACCACAGGGCGTCCGAAAGGCATCAAACCGGCCTTACCGCGCAACCGGTTCGGGGACGGCGAGCCGATGGCACGAATGCTCCATTCCACTGCCGGATTGGATGCTTCGAGCATCTACCTGTGCCCGGCGCCGCTCTATCATTCAGCACCACTGGGCTGGTCCCTGGCCTCTCAGTCGTTGGGAGCCACCGTCGTGGTGATGGATCGCTTCGATGCCGAACAGACGCTCGCCCTGATCGAGCGCAACCGCGTCACCCACGCACAGTTCGTCCCAACGATGTTCTCGCGAATGCTCAAGCTGGCACCGGAGGTCCGGGACCGGTACGACCTGTCCAGCCTGAAGTACGTCGTCCACGCGGGAGCGCCGTGCGCACTTGAGGTGAAAGAGCAGATGATCCACTGGCTCGGACCGATTGTGCACGAATACTACGGTTTCAGCGAAGGCACATGCTTTTTCACCATCGACTCCACGACCTGGCTGTCTCACCGCGGGTCGGTAGGAAAGCCGCTGCTGGGCATCCCCCATATTCTCGATGACAACGGAGACGAACTCGGCGCCGGCGAGATCGGCCAGATATGGATCGAAAGTCCGATTCGATTCGACTACCACGGTGATGTCGAAAAGACCGCTCAGGCATTCAATTCCAAAGGTTGGAGCACAGTCGGCGACATCGGATGGCTCGACGCCGATGGTTACCTGTACCTGTCCGACCGTCGCACCGATCTGATTATCGTCGGCGGCGTCAACGTCTACCCCCGCGAAATCGAAGAAGCGCTGGCGGCCCACGACTCGGTAGCAGACGTCGCCGTGATCGGAGTGCCGGACCCGGAGATGGGCCAACAGGTCAAAGCTGTTGTGCAGCTTGGCGAAGACCAGTCGCCGAGCCCTGCTCTCGAGGCCGAGCTCATCGCATTCTGCACCAGCAAGCTGGCTCGGGTGAAACAGCCCAAATCGATCACCTTCGTGGCCGAACTACCCCGCCTGCCCAGCGGAAAGCTGCTTCGACGGGCGGTTCGCGACCGGTACGGCACGACCGGTGACACCGAGAACGCGCCCGCCACCATCAAATACCTCTGA
- a CDS encoding cytochrome P450, with protein MTTQQPDIDIADMLDPAAFERGYPHHVWTELRHSSPVHRCEPEGFTPFWAVTRHADIKTISTNPQLFSSTGMLDIAPKTSRVRDIPVELQPPTVLNTDPPLHREFRNLAQPYFRPRVLAELEQRVRDVTRDLLDGLAGRRDFDFVDDFVAWHPLRMISELLGIPREDEEIVLHMTNSALAVDDPEFSTETAVGSQTPDESNPMSGTRWEIFLPYLLDLVGKRRAKPTEDLASIIANGEINGEPLDDMVAVVYLLIIATAGHDTTRNALAGGMLALLDNPDQLDLLRNAPSLIKSATREIVRWSTPVAHFVRTATDDCELNGRRIRKGDPLALYYPSGNRDESVFDDPFTFRVDRDPNPHLGFGIGEHFCMGSALAQMEISVLLEEMIPRLRTVELAGEPQRIRTTHIGGVKHLPVRWQLDAATGS; from the coding sequence ATGACCACCCAGCAACCCGACATCGATATCGCGGATATGCTCGACCCAGCTGCCTTCGAACGCGGCTATCCCCACCATGTGTGGACAGAACTGCGACACAGTTCACCGGTGCATCGGTGCGAGCCGGAAGGCTTCACCCCGTTCTGGGCAGTGACCCGGCACGCTGACATCAAAACCATTTCTACCAACCCTCAACTCTTCAGCTCGACCGGCATGCTCGATATCGCACCGAAAACAAGTCGTGTGCGCGACATCCCGGTGGAGCTCCAGCCACCGACGGTACTGAACACCGATCCCCCGCTCCACCGGGAATTTCGCAACTTGGCCCAGCCGTACTTCCGCCCCCGCGTGCTCGCCGAACTGGAACAGCGTGTTCGCGACGTCACCAGAGATCTGCTCGACGGGCTTGCCGGCCGACGCGACTTCGACTTCGTCGACGACTTCGTGGCCTGGCACCCGTTGCGGATGATCAGCGAATTGCTCGGCATCCCTCGAGAGGACGAGGAGATCGTCCTCCATATGACCAATTCAGCACTCGCGGTCGACGACCCGGAGTTCAGCACCGAAACAGCCGTGGGCAGCCAAACTCCCGATGAGTCGAATCCAATGTCGGGTACCCGATGGGAGATATTCCTCCCTTACCTGCTGGACCTCGTCGGCAAGCGCCGCGCCAAGCCCACCGAGGATCTGGCAAGCATCATTGCCAACGGTGAGATCAACGGGGAGCCGCTCGATGACATGGTGGCGGTCGTCTACCTCCTCATCATCGCGACCGCGGGCCATGACACCACCCGAAATGCCCTCGCCGGCGGAATGCTGGCCCTGCTGGACAACCCCGACCAGCTGGACCTGCTGCGGAACGCACCGTCGTTGATCAAATCAGCGACGCGGGAAATTGTCCGGTGGTCGACGCCCGTCGCACACTTCGTTCGCACCGCGACCGATGACTGTGAACTGAACGGGCGGCGTATCCGCAAGGGCGACCCGTTGGCTCTCTACTACCCGTCGGGCAACCGAGATGAATCCGTCTTCGACGACCCCTTCACGTTCCGAGTCGATCGAGATCCCAATCCGCATCTGGGCTTTGGCATCGGCGAGCACTTCTGTATGGGCTCAGCTCTGGCACAGATGGAGATCTCGGTGCTGCTGGAGGAAATGATCCCCCGGCTGCGGACCGTGGAACTGGCGGGCGAGCCGCAGCGCATCCGGACAACGCACATCGGGGGCGTCAAACACCTCCCGGTCCGCTGGCAACTCGACGCTGCCACCGGATCATGA
- a CDS encoding ferredoxin, which produces MHIRADHTKCRGIGLCEAAAPSLFTVADDGLVAVLNATPSEEERDQAESAIANCPTLTLSLHHD; this is translated from the coding sequence ATGCACATCAGGGCTGATCACACCAAGTGCAGAGGTATCGGGTTGTGCGAGGCAGCCGCGCCTTCGCTGTTCACCGTGGCCGACGACGGGTTGGTGGCCGTCTTGAACGCGACGCCGTCCGAAGAGGAGCGGGATCAGGCGGAGTCGGCGATCGCCAACTGCCCCACCCTGACCTTGAGTCTCCATCACGACTGA
- a CDS encoding Zn-ribbon domain-containing OB-fold protein: protein MTKTVPVVDYLTLGEHPHLTAHGCTTCGARFFDRRNACAGCGAADFESVAVATEGVLTTFTIVTMARPGIPVPFVAGVVDCDGTSVRANVINVEPAPDHVRLGMKLRLATSVVGVDDEGTEAMGFGFEPVED, encoded by the coding sequence ATGACCAAAACTGTTCCCGTCGTCGACTACCTGACATTGGGTGAACACCCACATCTGACCGCACACGGCTGCACCACCTGCGGAGCGCGTTTCTTCGACCGCCGCAACGCATGTGCCGGCTGCGGCGCAGCGGACTTCGAGTCCGTAGCTGTTGCCACCGAGGGTGTGCTCACCACGTTCACCATCGTCACGATGGCGCGACCCGGCATACCGGTCCCCTTCGTGGCGGGGGTGGTCGACTGCGATGGAACCAGTGTGCGCGCCAACGTGATCAACGTCGAGCCCGCCCCTGACCACGTCCGGCTCGGCATGAAGCTGCGCCTGGCGACCAGCGTGGTGGGTGTCGACGACGAGGGCACCGAGGCGATGGGCTTCGGTTTCGAACCAGTGGAGGATTAA